From Vitis vinifera cultivar Pinot Noir 40024 chromosome 14, ASM3070453v1, a single genomic window includes:
- the LOC100267587 gene encoding uncharacterized protein LOC100267587 isoform X1: protein MGTVVYRAAVCSHPRLRVPTLRIVSSLGTNVSRWQVLEQVDKELAKGDDRTALSLVKDLQGKPDGLRCFGAARQVPQRLYTLDELKLNGIEASSLLSPVDATLGSIERNLQLAAVLGGLSAWNVFGFSPQQLLFLSLGLLFLWTLDLVSFNGGVGSLVLDTIGHTFSQKYHNRVIQHEAGHFLIAYLLGILPKGYTLTSLEALQKEGSLNIQAGTAFVDFEFLEEVNSGKVSATMLNRFSCIALAGVVTEYLLYGYAEGGLADINKLDLLLKGLGFTQKKADSQVRWSVLNTVLILRRNKQARGKLAEAMSMGKSVGACIGVIEENIDNTDI, encoded by the exons ATGGGCACTGTGGTGTATCGTGCAGCTGTATGTTCGCATCCCAGGCTAAGGGTTCCAACTCTCAGAATTGTAAGTTCATTGGGAACCAATGTATCAAGGTGGCAAGTATTGGAGCAAGTGGATAAGGAGCTGGCCAAGGGAGATGACAGAACAGCTCTCTCTCTTGTCAAGGACCTGCAAGGGAAGCCTGATGGGCTTAGATGTTTTGGTGCTGCCAGGCAG GTACCGCAAAGGCTCTACACATTGGATGAATTAAAGCTGAATGGAATTGAAGCGTCGTCTCTTCTATCACCAGTGGATGCAACTCTTGGTTCTATAGAAAGAAACCTGCAGCTTGCTGCTGTTTTGGGAGGGCTTTCTGCATGGAATGTGTTTGGGTTTAGTCCACAACAACTCCTATTTTTGTCTTTAGGATTGTTGTTCTTGTGGACTCTAGACTTG GTTTCTTTTAATGGAGGAGTTGGTAGCTTGGTTCTTGATACAATTGGTCATACTTTCAGTCAGAAGTACCATAACAGGGTTATTCAA CATGAAGCTGGCCATTTCTTAATTGCCTACTTGCTGGGCATTCTTCCTAAGGGGTATACCCTAACAAGCTTGGAAGCTTTGCAGAAGGAAGGATCTCTCAATATTCAAGCAGGAACTGCTTTTGTGGATTTCGAGTTTCTTGAAGAA GTTAATTCAGGAAAAGTATCGGCTACG ATGCTGAACAGGTTCTCATGCATAGCACTTGCTGGAGTGGTAACCGAGTATCTTCTATACGGATATGCAGAGGGTGGCCTTGCTGATATTAACAAG TTGGATTTGTTACTTAAAGGCTTGGGCTTCACACAGAAGAAAGCAGATTCACAAGTGAGATGGTCTGTACTGAACACTGTCCTAATCTTGCGTCGCAATAAGCAAGCACGAGGAAAGCTGGCCGAGGCAATGTCTATGGGAAAGTCTGTAGGAGCATGCATTGGGGTCATAGAGGAAAACATAGACAACACAGACATTTAA
- the LOC100267587 gene encoding uncharacterized protein LOC100267587 isoform X2 has protein sequence MGTVVYRAAVCSHPRLRVPTLRIVSSLGTNVSRWQVLEQVDKELAKGDDRTALSLVKDLQGKPDGLRCFGAARQVPQRLYTLDELKLNGIEASSLLSPVDATLGSIERNLQLAAVLGGLSAWNVFGFSPQQLLFLSLGLLFLWTLDLVSFNGGVGSLVLDTIGHTFSQKYHNRVIQHEAGHFLIAYLLGILPKGYTLTSLEALQKEGSLNIQAGTAFVDFEFLEEVNSGKVSATMLNRFSCIALAGVVTEYLLYGYAEGGLADINKVCAVPVLGFSIKSPVTTRSCMQTKVTVLEESRFTSEMVCTEHCPNLASQ, from the exons ATGGGCACTGTGGTGTATCGTGCAGCTGTATGTTCGCATCCCAGGCTAAGGGTTCCAACTCTCAGAATTGTAAGTTCATTGGGAACCAATGTATCAAGGTGGCAAGTATTGGAGCAAGTGGATAAGGAGCTGGCCAAGGGAGATGACAGAACAGCTCTCTCTCTTGTCAAGGACCTGCAAGGGAAGCCTGATGGGCTTAGATGTTTTGGTGCTGCCAGGCAG GTACCGCAAAGGCTCTACACATTGGATGAATTAAAGCTGAATGGAATTGAAGCGTCGTCTCTTCTATCACCAGTGGATGCAACTCTTGGTTCTATAGAAAGAAACCTGCAGCTTGCTGCTGTTTTGGGAGGGCTTTCTGCATGGAATGTGTTTGGGTTTAGTCCACAACAACTCCTATTTTTGTCTTTAGGATTGTTGTTCTTGTGGACTCTAGACTTG GTTTCTTTTAATGGAGGAGTTGGTAGCTTGGTTCTTGATACAATTGGTCATACTTTCAGTCAGAAGTACCATAACAGGGTTATTCAA CATGAAGCTGGCCATTTCTTAATTGCCTACTTGCTGGGCATTCTTCCTAAGGGGTATACCCTAACAAGCTTGGAAGCTTTGCAGAAGGAAGGATCTCTCAATATTCAAGCAGGAACTGCTTTTGTGGATTTCGAGTTTCTTGAAGAA GTTAATTCAGGAAAAGTATCGGCTACG ATGCTGAACAGGTTCTCATGCATAGCACTTGCTGGAGTGGTAACCGAGTATCTTCTATACGGATATGCAGAGGGTGGCCTTGCTGATATTAACAAGGTTTGTGCTGTTCCTGTGCTCGGTTTTTCTATCAAGAGTCCAGTCACAACAAGGTCCTGTATGCAGACAAAGGTTACAGTATTAG AAGAAAGCAGATTCACAAGTGAGATGGTCTGTACTGAACACTGTCCTAATCTTGCGTCGCAATAA
- the LOC100262434 gene encoding serine/arginine-rich SC35-like splicing factor SCL28 — MARYRSRSRSYSPRRSRTPPRRRRFDDRSRPSRSYRDRRSPAPSGLLVRNIALDARPEDLRVPFERFGPVKDVYLPKNYYTGEPRGFGFVKFRNAEDAAEAKHHLNHSVIGGREIAIVFAEENRKTPQEMRTNSRVSGRHGGSYRRRSPPRSPRRRYRSYSRSPSPVRHDSRDRDRGGRDYYSPSRSRSVSRSVSPRDDKHYRSNHNSKSPRQNDQSPRSNRDRGSDKRSFSPMKNGQSPRSPSPRENDRRKHGKKNQGSDRRSPSPRRYERSLSRSPSRSRSYSPR, encoded by the exons ATGGCGAGATACAGAAGCCGTAGCAGAAGCTACAGCCCTCGCCGCAGCAGAACTCCTCCTCGACGGCGTCGTTTCGACGACCGCTCCAGACCCAGTCGCTCCTATCGCGACCGCCGCTCCCCTGCTCCCTCTGGCCTCCTTGTTCGCAACATCGCTCTCGATGCCAG GCCTGAGGATCTTAGAGTCCCATTTGAGCGTTTTGGTCCAGTGAAGGATGTGTATCTTCCCAAGAATTACTATACTGG GGAGCCCCGTGGCTTTGGATTTGTGAAGTTTCGTAATGCGGAGGATGCTGCCGAAGCTAAGCATCATTTGAATCACTCAGTTATTGGTGGACGTGAAATAGCTATTGTTTTTGCTGAAGAGAATAGAAAAACTCCTCAGGAGATGCGTACGAATTCACGTGTAAG TGGCAGGCATGGAGGAAGCTATAGAAGGCGAAGTCCACCTAGGTCCCCAAGACGTAGATATCGCT CCTATTCACGGTCACCTTCACCAGTCAGGCATGATTCAAG AGACAGGGATCGTGGAGGAAGAGATTATTACTCACCATCACGCTCTAGGTCTGTTTCACGATCTGTATCTCCCCGTGATGATAAGCACTACAGGTCTAATCATAACTCAAAGAGTCCAAGGCAGAATGATCAGAGTCCCCGCAGCAACAGGGACCGTGGATCAGATAAGAGGTCATTCAGTCCAATGAAGAATGGTCAAAGTCCTAGGTCACCAAGTCCAAGAGAGAATGACCGCCGTAAGCATGGTAAGAAGAACCAAGGTTCTGACCGGCGATCACCAAGTCCAAGGAGGTATGAGCGGAGTTTATCAAGATCTCCTTCTCGTTCCCGTTCTTACAG TCCTCGCTGA
- the LOC132255018 gene encoding uncharacterized protein LOC132255018 produces MVEWGKNGCSLMSDGWTDRKERTLVNFLVNCSKGTMFMQSIDASSTIKTGEKMFELLDKWVEQVGEENVIQVITDNHSSYVMAGRLLELKRPHLYWTPCAAHCLDLMLEDIGKLPNIKRTLERAISLNGYIYNRSGLLNMMRRFTGQRELLRPAKTRFATAFITLSRLHEQKNNLRKMFTSSDWSDSKWAKEQKGKTIANIVLMPSFWNTIVFCLKVSGPLVRVLRLVDGEKKAPMGYIYEAMNRAKDAIVRSFNGNEEKYKEIFNIIDKRWEIQLHRPLHAAGYFLNPEFFYDKPEIEHDAEIMSDLYKCILRLTRDPAKQEKVVAEVSLFTNAQGLFGNELAVRTRKTRAPAEWWAAYGASAPDLQKFAMKVLNLTCSASGCERNWSIFENIHSKRRNRLDHQRLNDLVYIKYNRALKRRYNERNTIDPISLKDIDDSNEWLIGRMEDEDSHGGAQDDFVFDDDNLTWGDVARAAGAEEARFDTRARARASSSIIPPTRGIASSSRTLPSYSLIDEDEDGDMVDSADEEDGEGYKCGDGNDDDDDFVDLEEE; encoded by the exons ATGGTGGAATGGGGGAAAAATGGATGTTCACTTATGTCGGATGGATGGACCGATAGGAAAGAGAGAACTTTGGtgaactttttggttaattgttcAAAGGGAACCATGTTCATGCAATCCATTGATGCTTCTTCAACGATTAAGACGGgagaaaagatgtttgagttaCTTGACAAATGGGTAGAGCAAGTTGGTGAAGAGAATGTTATTCAAGTTATAACAGATAATCACTCAAGTTATGTGATggcag GGAGGTTGTTAGAATTAAAGCGTCCACATTTGTATTGGACACCATGTGCTGCACATTGCCTTGACTTGATGTTGgaagatattggaaagctaCCAAACATCAAGAGGACATTGGAGAGGGCTATATCACTAAATGGGTATATTTATAATCGCTCAGGGCTACTCAACATGATGAGGCGGTTTACTGGACAAAGGGAATTGCTTAGGCCTGCTAAGACTCGGTTTGCAACTGCTTTCATCACATTATCGCGAttgcatgaacaaaaaaacaatttgaggaAGATGTTTACAAGCTCAGATTGGTCAGATAGTAAATGGGCAAAAGAGCAGAAGGGGAAAACTATAGCCAACATAGTTCTAATGCCTTCATTTTGGAACACTATTGTGTTTTGCTTAAAGGTTTCGGGTCCCCTAGTTCGTGTGCTTCGTTtggttgatggtgaaaaaaaagcTCCTATGGGATACATCTATGAGGCCATGAATAGAGCTAAGGATGCAATTGTGagaagttttaatggaaatgaagagaagtacaaagaaatcttcaaCATCATTGATAAGAGGTGGGAGATTCAGCTTCATCGGCCTTTGCATGCAGCAGGGTACTTTTTGAACCCGGAATTCTTCTATGATAAGCCAGAAATAGAGCATGATGCCGAGATTATGAGTGATTTGTATAAATGCATCTTAAGGCTAACAAGAGACCCTGCTAAGCAAGAAAAAGTTGTGGCCGAAGTGAGTTTGTTCACAAATGCCCAAGGACTATTCGGGAATGAGTTAGCTGTTAGGACAAGAAAGACTAGAGCACCAG CTGAATGGTGGGCTGCATATGGAGCTTCAGCTCCAGATTTGCAAAAGTTTGCAATGAAAGTCCTCAACTTAACATGCAGTGCATCAGGTTGTGAACGGAATTGGAGCATCTTTGAGAAT ATTCATAGCAAGAGGAGAAATAGGTTAGATCATCAACGCTTGAATGATTTGGTGTACATCAAGTATAATCGAGCCTTGAAGAGAAGATACAATGAACGTAACACCATTGACccaatttccttgaaagatatagatgatagcaatgaatggttgatagggagaatggaagatgaggattctcatggaggtgcacaagatgattttgtatttgatgatgacaaTTTGACATGGGGTGATGTTGCTAGAGCTGCTGGAGCTGAGGAGGCCAGGTTTGATACTAGAGCTAGAGCTAGAGCAAGCTCAAGCATAATACCACCAACAAGGGGGATAGCTTCAAGTTCTAGAACTTTGCCTTCTTATTCACtaatagatgaagatgaagatggagacATGGTTGATTCAGCagatgaagaagatggggaAGGCTACAAATGTGgtgatggaaatgatgatgatgatgattttgttgatttagaggaggagtga